From the genome of Caloranaerobacter sp. TR13, one region includes:
- a CDS encoding DeoR/GlpR family DNA-binding transcription regulator translates to MFAEERLDQIIKLLNQNGKIIVKELSKRFNVTEDCIRKDLKSLEKKGIIKRTYGGAVLKRIAAQNSNIINRKNINIEAKKKIAEKAFDIIKPRETIFLDISTTNILIAERIANSNKRLTVITNMIDIINAFSNSDYVEVIGIGGVFNKELNGFIGSTAIESIAKYKVDRAFIGSCGVNTFDKSITTFYIEDGNTKKAIIQSGKKVYLVMENKKFYFDGTYKFADIYDIDAIIVDEKPEEKICNVLAEINVEII, encoded by the coding sequence TTGTTTGCAGAAGAAAGATTAGATCAAATAATAAAGCTATTAAATCAAAATGGAAAAATTATTGTTAAGGAGTTAAGTAAAAGATTTAACGTAACTGAAGATTGTATAAGAAAGGATCTTAAAAGTTTAGAAAAGAAAGGGATAATTAAAAGAACATATGGTGGAGCTGTACTTAAGAGAATAGCTGCACAAAATAGTAATATCATTAATAGAAAAAATATCAATATAGAAGCAAAGAAAAAAATAGCTGAAAAAGCATTTGATATTATTAAGCCTAGAGAAACAATTTTTCTTGATATATCAACAACAAATATATTAATAGCTGAAAGAATTGCAAATAGCAATAAAAGACTTACAGTAATAACAAATATGATAGACATTATCAACGCTTTTTCTAATAGTGATTATGTAGAAGTAATAGGAATTGGAGGAGTATTCAACAAAGAGCTAAATGGATTTATAGGCTCAACGGCTATAGAAAGTATAGCTAAATATAAAGTCGATAGGGCTTTTATAGGTAGTTGTGGTGTAAATACCTTTGACAAGAGTATTACAACTTTTTATATCGAAGATGGGAATACAAAAAAAGCAATTATACAATCGGGTAAAAAGGTATATTTAGTCATGGAAAATAAGAAATTCTATTTTGATGGAACATATAAATTTGCAGATATTTATGATATAGATGCAATTATTGTAGATGAAAAGCCAGAGGAAAAAATCTGTAATGTTTTAGCAGAAATCAATGTGGAGATTATTTAA
- a CDS encoding class II SORL domain-containing protein yields MKSLGQLLQSGDWKNEKHVPVIQIPEKIRPNEEIELKVLVGEEIKHPNTLEHHISWIKVFYLPEDSKFPVELGTFNFTAHGENNILNEPVITTHIKLNKSGTIYALSYCNLHGLWENSKEIKVEE; encoded by the coding sequence ATGAAATCATTAGGACAGTTATTACAAAGTGGTGACTGGAAAAACGAAAAACACGTTCCTGTAATTCAGATTCCTGAAAAAATTAGACCAAATGAAGAAATCGAACTAAAAGTTTTAGTTGGAGAAGAAATAAAACATCCAAATACATTAGAACATCATATTTCATGGATTAAAGTTTTCTATTTACCTGAAGACAGTAAATTTCCTGTTGAATTAGGAACTTTTAATTTTACTGCTCATGGTGAAAACAATATTCTAAATGAACCTGTTATAACAACTCATATCAAATTAAACAAATCTGGTACTATTTATGCATTAAGCTATTGCAATTTACACGGTTTATGGGAAAATAGTAAAGAAATAAAAGTAGAAGAATAG
- a CDS encoding class I SAM-dependent RNA methyltransferase, which produces MSKVELIATTTFGLESVVKKEVQNLGYTDIKVENGKVMFTADESAIPRANLWLRSADRVLLKMGEFKALTFEELFEKTKALPWEEWITEDGEFTVTGKSVKSKLFSVSDCQAIVKKAVVEKLKTKYKTEWFKETGPKFTIQVSLLKDIATLTIDTSGEGLHKRGYRVNQVEAPLKETLAAALVQLSYWSQDRVLLDPFCGSGTIPIEAAMIGKNIAPGLQRSFASEQWPRVGKQLWKEARVEALKLIKQDVKLNILASDINKQAIKIAKENAFEAGVDDCIKFNIMDATEINIKDKYGVIICNPPYGERLGEENEVNKLYKKLGKAFLKLDTWSIYVLTSNDKFEKMFGRKADKKRKLYNGRIKVDYYQFHGPRPPKNQ; this is translated from the coding sequence ATGTCAAAAGTAGAATTAATAGCTACAACAACATTTGGTCTTGAATCAGTTGTTAAGAAGGAAGTTCAAAATTTAGGTTATACAGATATAAAGGTTGAAAATGGTAAAGTTATGTTTACAGCAGATGAATCTGCTATACCTAGAGCTAATCTTTGGCTTAGGTCAGCTGACAGAGTTTTATTAAAAATGGGAGAGTTTAAAGCTTTAACTTTTGAAGAATTATTTGAAAAGACTAAAGCATTACCTTGGGAAGAATGGATAACAGAAGATGGCGAATTTACTGTAACAGGTAAATCAGTAAAGTCAAAATTATTTAGTGTATCTGATTGTCAAGCTATAGTAAAAAAGGCAGTAGTAGAAAAATTAAAAACTAAATATAAAACTGAATGGTTTAAGGAAACTGGACCGAAATTTACAATTCAAGTTTCACTTTTAAAGGATATAGCTACACTGACAATAGATACAAGTGGAGAGGGGTTACATAAGAGAGGTTATAGAGTAAATCAAGTTGAAGCACCTCTTAAAGAAACTTTAGCTGCGGCTTTAGTACAGTTAAGTTATTGGAGTCAGGATAGAGTTTTACTAGACCCATTTTGTGGGTCAGGTACTATACCGATTGAAGCAGCTATGATTGGTAAAAATATAGCACCAGGATTACAAAGAAGCTTTGCTTCTGAACAATGGCCTAGAGTAGGCAAACAATTATGGAAAGAAGCTAGAGTCGAGGCACTAAAATTAATCAAACAAGACGTAAAATTAAATATTTTAGCTTCGGATATTAATAAACAAGCTATTAAGATAGCTAAGGAAAATGCTTTTGAAGCAGGTGTTGATGATTGTATAAAGTTTAATATTATGGATGCTACAGAGATTAATATTAAGGACAAATATGGAGTTATCATTTGTAATCCTCCATATGGTGAAAGGCTTGGAGAAGAAAATGAAGTTAATAAATTATATAAAAAATTGGGTAAGGCTTTTTTAAAACTTGATACATGGTCAATATATGTGTTGACTTCTAATGATAAATTTGAAAAAATGTTTGGCAGGAAAGCTGATAAAAAAAGAAAATTATATAATGGAAGAATTAAAGTAGATTATTATCAATTTCACGGGCCTAGGCCACCGAAAAACCAATAG
- a CDS encoding 4Fe-4S binding protein, whose protein sequence is MAVRKIVQIDEEKCNGCGLCVPGCAEGAIKIINGKAKLVADNLCDGLGNCIGHCPQGAIKIIEREAEEFDEKAVEKHLGHHQGGGCPGSRAMTINRKEEVNDNVAVTSQDIEISIKPQLNQWPVQLMLVPERASYWDGKELLVTADCVPFAYPNYHLDLLKGKSVAIGCPKLDDIGYYIEKLTNIIRYNDIKGITVAYMEVPCCRGIVMAVDEAVRRSGKNIEVKKIEISIDGRKK, encoded by the coding sequence ATGGCGGTTAGAAAAATTGTTCAGATAGATGAAGAAAAATGCAATGGTTGTGGATTGTGTGTACCAGGATGTGCAGAAGGAGCAATTAAAATTATTAATGGAAAAGCTAAGTTAGTAGCTGATAATTTATGTGATGGATTAGGGAACTGTATAGGGCATTGTCCACAGGGAGCTATAAAAATAATTGAAAGAGAAGCAGAAGAGTTTGATGAAAAAGCAGTAGAAAAGCATCTTGGTCATCATCAAGGTGGCGGATGTCCAGGAAGTAGAGCGATGACAATTAATAGAAAAGAAGAAGTTAATGATAATGTGGCTGTAACTTCTCAAGATATTGAGATTAGCATAAAACCACAATTAAATCAGTGGCCTGTACAGCTAATGCTTGTTCCAGAAAGAGCTTCATATTGGGATGGGAAGGAACTTTTAGTTACAGCTGATTGTGTACCATTCGCATATCCAAATTATCATTTAGATTTACTTAAAGGTAAGTCTGTAGCTATTGGATGTCCAAAACTTGATGATATTGGATACTATATAGAAAAGCTGACTAATATAATAAGATATAATGATATAAAAGGAATAACAGTTGCATATATGGAAGTACCATGCTGTAGAGGAATAGTTATGGCTGTTGATGAAGCGGTAAGAAGATCAGGAAAAAATATAGAAGTGAAAAAGATAGAGATAAGTATAGATGGAAGAAAAAAATAA
- a CDS encoding Crp/Fnr family transcriptional regulator, with product MDITKDVCKRCKGRYCTTKVSIFSILQQKQLKEITDVIIRKEYKKGTMIFLEGDVSDKLYLITKGKIKIFRYTKEGKEQILYIMSEGDFVGDLSLLKKERFKFNAEALEDVKLCILTKEDFDRILKKNPEIALKIMEVLYDRIIALEDSVQRLGTKDAESRLAGLLLSLIKDFGKPTDKGIELDIPLNREDMANYIGVTRETISRKLSSLQEEGIIEVVGSKKIIIKNLEELEYLS from the coding sequence ATGGATATAACTAAGGATGTATGTAAAAGATGTAAAGGGAGATATTGTACAACTAAAGTATCTATTTTTTCTATACTTCAGCAGAAACAACTAAAAGAAATAACAGATGTTATTATAAGAAAAGAATATAAAAAAGGTACTATGATTTTCCTAGAAGGGGATGTATCAGACAAACTGTATTTAATTACAAAAGGTAAAATTAAAATATTTAGATATACAAAAGAGGGAAAAGAGCAGATATTGTATATTATGTCTGAAGGTGACTTTGTAGGTGATTTAAGTTTGCTTAAAAAGGAAAGATTTAAATTTAATGCAGAAGCTTTAGAAGATGTAAAACTATGTATTTTAACTAAAGAGGACTTTGATAGAATACTAAAAAAGAACCCAGAAATAGCATTGAAAATAATGGAAGTTTTATATGATAGAATTATTGCATTGGAGGATTCAGTTCAAAGACTAGGCACAAAAGATGCTGAATCTAGACTTGCGGGGTTGTTACTTAGCTTAATAAAGGATTTTGGAAAACCTACAGATAAAGGTATAGAGTTAGATATTCCTCTTAACAGAGAAGATATGGCTAATTATATAGGAGTTACAAGAGAAACGATAAGTAGGAAGTTAAGTAGCCTTCAAGAAGAAGGGATTATAGAGGTTGTAGGCAGTAAGAAAATTATAATTAAGAATTTAGAGGAACTAGAGTATTTATCATAA
- a CDS encoding [formate-C-acetyltransferase]-activating enzyme: MKGLISNIQRYSLHDGTGIRTIVFFKGCPLRCPWCCNPECLSFKIQKVKINSKCIHCKHCSFDLYECPSGAITEFGKYMTIQEILDEIMKDNVFYYTSNGGVTLSGGEVLSQPKFVKQLLKELKKLGIHTAIETSGQGKTEDLIDFANYLDLILFDLKIMDKNKSKQILGADIDLIKNNFKILVEMGKKVIPRIPLIPGYTLDDENIEEIIKFVKKLGLKEIHILPFHQYGSNKYQLLNKEYKLKDVPVPSDKLIQKIKNKMKNECLNVVVGG; this comes from the coding sequence TTGAAAGGATTAATATCAAATATTCAAAGATATTCCCTTCATGATGGTACAGGAATTAGAACAATTGTATTTTTTAAAGGTTGTCCACTTAGATGCCCATGGTGCTGCAATCCAGAATGTTTAAGCTTTAAAATTCAAAAAGTAAAAATAAATTCTAAGTGTATACATTGTAAACACTGTAGCTTTGATTTATATGAGTGCCCATCAGGAGCAATTACAGAGTTTGGTAAGTATATGACTATTCAAGAAATTCTAGATGAAATTATGAAAGATAATGTTTTTTACTATACTTCGAATGGTGGTGTAACTCTTTCTGGTGGTGAAGTTTTATCACAACCTAAATTTGTAAAACAACTACTGAAAGAACTAAAAAAATTAGGGATACACACCGCTATTGAAACTAGTGGTCAAGGCAAGACCGAAGACCTTATTGATTTTGCTAATTACTTAGATTTGATACTTTTTGATCTTAAAATAATGGATAAGAATAAATCTAAGCAGATATTGGGTGCAGACATTGATCTTATAAAAAACAATTTTAAAATCTTAGTTGAAATGGGAAAAAAAGTTATACCAAGAATTCCTCTAATACCCGGTTATACTTTAGATGATGAAAACATAGAAGAAATAATTAAATTTGTCAAAAAATTAGGTTTAAAAGAAATTCATATATTACCATTTCATCAATATGGAAGCAATAAGTATCAGCTTTTAAACAAGGAATATAAACTTAAAGATGTTCCTGTTCCATCAGATAAACTGATACAGAAAATAAAAAATAAAATGAAAAATGAATGTCTTAATGTTGTTGTTGGTGGTTAA
- a CDS encoding formate C-acetyltransferase, with amino-acid sequence MTIYERIELLKKQLFENKREVSIERALLYTESYKKTEGEPTIIRRAKATAHILDNVKISIRDGELIVGNRTIKPRSGIISPEMDPYWIYDELDILESRPQDKFFISQEDKKIYREILYPYWKGKSLKDFINAKLTPEVKEPIELKIVKLNQTDKGQGHIIANFESLLSKGLGKIIDETSLLLQKHPDNNFYRAALIVLEASQRHILRYAKLAESYAEKESNEERKRELLEIARISTKISKEKPESFYEACQLLWYLCVILQYESNASSLSLGRFDKYMYPFYKHDIERGISKEKLREILLCLWIKTNDVVLIRSSNSAKYFAGFPTGYTITLGGLTANGRSAVNELSFLVLDTYHDIRLPQPNIGVRINEFIERPFLNKTAETIRLGTGIPQVFNDEVNIPGFLNRGVSLEDARDYSVVGCVELTIPGKTYGLHDIALFNLLKLMEITLKENRYNEDVTFDLIIDKIKEKIDKYVKLMVTGSNIVDIGHREFAPVPLLSCFIDSCLEKGKDITYGGAKYNFSGVQGIGIANLSDSLYALKKIVFEEKRLSFSELIKALESNFEGEKYEKLRVRLINKYDKYGNDNDEVDNIGSDILRYYSKTVEKYRNPRDGFFIPGCYTVSAHIPLGEAVGATPDGRKEKEQLADGGLSPMVGRDILGPSAILKSVSKLDNYLTTNGSLLNIKFNPKSLENNDGINKLSDFLLAFMKLKIQHVQFNVISVDTLRKAQINPNDYKGLVVRVAGYSAFFTELSKEIQDDIIKRTEHNL; translated from the coding sequence TTGACAATATATGAAAGAATTGAATTGCTAAAAAAACAACTTTTTGAAAACAAAAGAGAGGTTTCCATTGAAAGAGCTTTATTATATACTGAAAGCTATAAGAAAACTGAAGGAGAACCAACGATTATACGTAGAGCAAAAGCTACAGCTCATATACTTGACAATGTAAAGATTTCCATAAGAGATGGCGAACTTATAGTCGGTAATAGAACAATAAAGCCTAGAAGTGGGATCATCTCTCCTGAAATGGATCCTTATTGGATTTACGATGAACTTGATATATTAGAAAGTAGGCCTCAGGATAAATTTTTCATATCACAAGAAGACAAAAAAATATATAGGGAAATCCTCTACCCTTACTGGAAAGGGAAATCCTTAAAAGATTTTATTAATGCTAAATTAACTCCTGAAGTGAAAGAACCAATAGAATTAAAAATTGTTAAACTAAATCAAACCGACAAGGGGCAAGGACATATTATTGCAAACTTTGAAAGTCTATTAAGTAAGGGACTTGGAAAAATTATTGATGAGACTTCATTACTGTTACAAAAACATCCAGATAATAATTTTTATAGAGCTGCCTTAATCGTTCTTGAGGCTTCCCAAAGACATATTTTAAGATATGCAAAATTAGCAGAATCTTATGCAGAAAAGGAATCAAATGAAGAAAGAAAGCGTGAGCTTTTAGAAATCGCAAGAATCTCAACAAAAATTTCTAAAGAAAAGCCTGAATCTTTCTATGAAGCTTGCCAATTATTATGGTATTTATGTGTTATTCTTCAATATGAATCTAATGCAAGTTCATTATCATTAGGTCGTTTTGACAAATATATGTACCCATTCTACAAACATGATATAGAAAGAGGTATATCTAAAGAAAAACTTAGAGAAATTCTATTATGTTTATGGATTAAAACAAATGATGTAGTTTTAATAAGAAGCAGTAATAGTGCTAAGTACTTTGCTGGTTTTCCTACCGGATATACAATAACCCTTGGTGGACTTACAGCTAATGGTCGCAGTGCAGTAAATGAATTATCTTTTCTTGTTTTGGACACATATCATGACATCCGATTGCCTCAGCCTAACATAGGTGTAAGAATAAATGAGTTTATAGAAAGACCTTTTTTAAATAAAACAGCTGAAACAATAAGACTTGGCACAGGAATACCTCAAGTATTTAATGACGAAGTAAACATTCCTGGATTTTTAAACAGAGGGGTTAGTTTAGAGGATGCTAGAGATTATTCTGTCGTCGGATGTGTTGAACTAACAATACCAGGTAAAACCTACGGTCTTCATGATATAGCTTTGTTTAACTTACTAAAACTTATGGAGATTACTCTAAAGGAAAATCGGTACAATGAAGATGTTACATTTGACCTTATAATAGATAAAATTAAAGAAAAAATAGATAAATATGTAAAACTAATGGTAACTGGTAGCAATATTGTTGACATTGGACATAGAGAATTTGCCCCTGTTCCGCTATTATCATGCTTTATTGATAGTTGTTTAGAAAAAGGAAAAGATATAACCTATGGTGGTGCAAAATATAATTTTTCTGGTGTACAGGGTATCGGTATAGCAAATTTAAGCGATTCACTATATGCTCTTAAAAAGATTGTTTTTGAAGAAAAAAGACTTTCCTTTAGCGAATTAATAAAAGCTCTGGAAAGCAACTTTGAAGGTGAAAAATACGAAAAATTAAGGGTTAGATTAATTAACAAGTACGATAAATATGGTAATGATAATGACGAAGTAGATAACATAGGTTCAGATATACTTAGATATTATTCAAAGACTGTTGAAAAATATAGAAATCCAAGAGACGGATTCTTTATCCCTGGCTGCTATACAGTTTCAGCCCATATTCCTCTTGGCGAAGCAGTTGGAGCAACTCCTGATGGTAGAAAAGAAAAAGAACAACTTGCTGATGGAGGTCTCTCCCCTATGGTTGGTAGAGATATACTTGGCCCTAGTGCTATATTAAAGAGTGTAAGCAAGCTTGACAACTACTTAACAACAAATGGTAGTCTTTTAAATATTAAATTCAACCCTAAATCACTCGAAAATAATGACGGTATCAACAAACTTTCTGATTTCCTTTTAGCATTTATGAAACTAAAAATACAACATGTGCAATTCAACGTTATTTCTGTTGATACACTAAGAAAAGCACAAATTAATCCAAATGATTATAAGGGCTTAGTAGTAAGGGTAGCAGGTTATAGTGCCTTCTTTACAGAGCTAAGCAAGGAAATCCAAGATGACATAATAAAAAGAACTGAACACAATTTATAG
- a CDS encoding NAD(P)-dependent oxidoreductase, producing the protein MEKILLTGGNGFFCSRFTKRYKDSYEILSTDVPDLDITDEKKIMETFKEFNPDYVIHAAAIASTDFCNKNPEIAYKVNVTGALNVAKACKETNAKMIFISTEQVFNGNLKSGPYTEEDIPQPDTMYGKNKLEAENLLKEILDDLWILRFTWLFGLPERNCGMSPNILWNTISIALKGKKTKVTSNEYRGLTYVNELIDQFSKIFNIPYGTYHVGSQNNLNRYEISCLILKELGLENRIDELLENDTEKYKNHHRDIRLCTDKIAKYGIKFSHSKEAIKKCIKEYKFKI; encoded by the coding sequence ATGGAGAAAATCTTATTAACCGGTGGAAATGGTTTCTTTTGTTCAAGGTTTACTAAAAGATACAAGGATTCCTATGAAATATTATCTACAGATGTACCTGATTTAGACATCACAGATGAAAAAAAGATAATGGAAACATTTAAAGAATTCAATCCTGACTATGTTATTCATGCAGCCGCTATTGCAAGTACTGATTTTTGTAATAAAAATCCTGAGATAGCTTATAAGGTAAATGTAACTGGAGCTTTAAACGTTGCAAAAGCATGTAAAGAAACAAATGCAAAGATGATATTTATCAGTACAGAGCAAGTTTTTAATGGAAATCTTAAAAGTGGTCCATACACAGAAGAAGATATTCCACAACCTGATACAATGTACGGAAAAAACAAATTAGAAGCTGAAAACTTGCTAAAAGAAATATTAGATGACCTTTGGATTTTAAGATTTACTTGGTTATTTGGGCTTCCTGAAAGAAATTGTGGTATGTCTCCTAATATACTTTGGAATACTATATCGATTGCTCTAAAAGGTAAAAAAACAAAGGTTACTAGTAATGAATACCGAGGGTTAACTTATGTTAATGAACTCATAGATCAATTTTCAAAAATATTTAATATTCCTTATGGCACCTATCATGTAGGAAGTCAAAATAACTTAAATAGATATGAAATTTCTTGCTTAATACTAAAAGAACTTGGATTGGAAAATAGAATAGATGAATTACTTGAAAATGATACAGAAAAGTATAAGAATCATCATAGAGATATTCGTCTTTGCACAGATAAAATTGCTAAATATGGAATAAAGTTTTCTCACTCAAAGGAAGCAATAAAAAAATGTATAAAAGAATATAAATTCAAAATATAA
- a CDS encoding heme-degrading domain-containing protein — translation MKDYERVLKEIKKQEETLQFNEFNSKIALEVGLLLIEKAKKEKKSISIDITKSGHQLFHYSFDGTSPDNDQWILRKNNVVNRFYRSSLYIGTKLKMEGKTIEEKYHIPSKDYSPYGGAFPIIIKNIGVVGSITVSGLKQEEDHMFVVRVLEEYLSR, via the coding sequence TTGAAAGATTATGAAAGAGTATTAAAGGAAATTAAAAAGCAAGAAGAAACACTACAATTCAATGAATTTAATAGTAAAATAGCTTTAGAAGTTGGATTGCTTTTAATTGAGAAAGCAAAAAAAGAAAAGAAATCTATATCAATTGATATAACAAAAAGTGGACATCAATTATTTCATTATTCTTTTGATGGAACTTCGCCGGATAACGATCAATGGATTTTAAGAAAAAATAATGTAGTTAATAGATTCTATAGGAGCTCATTATATATAGGCACAAAACTAAAGATGGAAGGGAAGACAATTGAAGAAAAATATCATATTCCTTCCAAAGATTATTCTCCTTATGGAGGTGCGTTTCCAATTATTATTAAAAATATTGGAGTAGTGGGTAGTATAACGGTATCGGGTTTAAAGCAAGAAGAAGATCATATGTTTGTTGTAAGAGTTTTAGAAGAATATTTAAGCAGATAA
- a CDS encoding arginase family protein, which yields MKHKFQYVDFVQAIKENNLPRKYYPFNNKNNIERIIKILPRPWVVFLGSGDYHYLSYFLIKNLYKKPYLILFDNHFDMNYSPDEMLSCGSWVREALMDNLIRGVLVIGASSTSKPKKFWHPKIVHITNYSDMIDLNKYKNIFKYDLYISIDKDVLDSSVLKTDWDQGKMKEDTLLRWLFEINSKGKVVGVDLCGDIKQDPISELIDINNKKAHERINRKIISLFTENYSKTA from the coding sequence TTGAAACATAAATTTCAGTATGTGGATTTTGTACAAGCAATAAAAGAAAATAACTTACCACGCAAATATTATCCTTTTAACAACAAAAATAACATTGAAAGAATAATTAAAATACTTCCCAGACCATGGGTTGTTTTTTTGGGTTCAGGGGACTATCATTATCTAAGCTACTTTTTAATTAAAAACCTTTATAAGAAGCCATATCTTATTTTATTTGACAATCATTTCGATATGAATTATTCTCCAGATGAAATGCTTTCTTGTGGTTCGTGGGTACGTGAAGCTTTAATGGACAATTTAATAAGAGGAGTTTTAGTTATAGGAGCATCTTCTACGTCAAAGCCTAAAAAATTTTGGCATCCCAAAATAGTTCACATTACAAATTATAGCGATATGATTGATTTAAATAAGTACAAAAATATATTCAAATATGATTTATATATTAGTATTGATAAGGATGTATTAGATTCATCTGTATTAAAAACTGACTGGGATCAAGGTAAAATGAAAGAGGATACTTTATTAAGGTGGTTATTCGAGATTAATTCAAAAGGAAAAGTAGTAGGAGTAGACCTGTGTGGAGATATTAAACAAGATCCTATATCAGAGCTAATAGACATAAATAATAAAAAAGCTCATGAGAGAATTAATAGAAAAATAATAAGCTTATTTACAGAAAACTATTCAAAAACTGCATAA
- the tyrS gene encoding tyrosine--tRNA ligase, protein MTNVYDILKERGFIEQATHEDEIRELLGKESVTFYIGFDPTADSLHVGHFIQVMVMMHMQRAGHRPIAVIGGGTALVGDPTGKTEMRKMLTREQINKNAESFKKQFSKFIDFGEDKALLLNNADWLTNLNYIDFLREIGRHFSVNRMLTAECFKTRLERGLSFLEFNYMLMQSYDFLELYRKYNCKLELGGSDQWSNILGGVDLVRRVEGASVYGLTFKLLTTSEGKKMGKTESGAVWLDPNKTSPYDFYQYWRNIDDRDVEKCLALLTFLPMDEVRKLGSLEGAEINKAKEVLAYEVTKLVHGEEEAKKAEKAAKALFGGKGDLENMPTTEISKDKLIEGMDILSLLIETGLTSSRGEGRRLIKQGGIYIENERVTDSDLVINESNFTDDKLIIRKGKKVYHMVKLV, encoded by the coding sequence ATGACAAATGTTTATGACATTTTGAAAGAAAGAGGTTTTATTGAGCAAGCCACTCATGAAGATGAAATAAGAGAACTTTTAGGAAAAGAATCTGTAACTTTTTATATTGGATTTGACCCTACAGCCGACAGCCTTCATGTAGGTCACTTTATTCAAGTAATGGTTATGATGCATATGCAAAGAGCAGGTCATAGGCCAATTGCTGTAATTGGTGGAGGTACTGCTTTAGTAGGCGATCCAACAGGTAAAACTGAAATGAGAAAAATGCTTACTAGAGAGCAAATTAATAAAAATGCTGAATCCTTTAAAAAACAGTTTTCAAAGTTTATCGATTTTGGAGAAGATAAAGCACTACTTTTAAACAATGCCGATTGGTTAACTAATTTAAATTATATAGATTTCTTAAGAGAAATCGGAAGACATTTCTCTGTAAATAGAATGCTTACAGCTGAATGCTTCAAAACCAGACTAGAAAGAGGCCTTTCATTCTTAGAGTTCAATTATATGCTAATGCAATCATACGACTTCTTAGAGCTTTATAGAAAATATAATTGCAAATTAGAACTTGGTGGTAGTGACCAATGGTCTAATATATTAGGTGGTGTCGACTTAGTAAGAAGAGTTGAAGGTGCTTCTGTATACGGTTTGACATTTAAACTGCTGACAACTAGCGAAGGTAAGAAAATGGGTAAAACAGAATCTGGAGCAGTATGGCTAGATCCTAATAAAACTTCACCTTATGACTTCTATCAATACTGGAGAAATATAGATGATAGAGATGTAGAAAAATGTCTTGCTCTATTAACTTTCTTACCAATGGATGAAGTAAGAAAATTGGGTTCTCTTGAAGGTGCAGAAATAAATAAAGCAAAAGAAGTTCTTGCATATGAAGTTACTAAACTAGTTCATGGTGAAGAAGAGGCTAAAAAAGCTGAAAAAGCAGCAAAGGCACTTTTCGGAGGAAAAGGCGATTTGGAAAATATGCCTACAACTGAAATTAGTAAAGATAAACTTATTGAAGGTATGGATATCTTAAGCTTATTAATTGAAACCGGTCTTACTTCTTCAAGAGGAGAAGGTAGAAGACTAATTAAGCAAGGTGGTATATATATAGAAAACGAAAGAGTTACAGATTCAGACCTTGTAATAAATGAAAGCAATTTTACAGATGATAAGTTAATTATTAGAAAGGGAAAAAAAGTATATCACATGGTTAAATTAGTGTAA